One genomic segment of Carassius auratus strain Wakin chromosome 29, ASM336829v1, whole genome shotgun sequence includes these proteins:
- the LOC113047786 gene encoding mediator of RNA polymerase II transcription subunit 21-like, protein MADRLTQLQDAVNSLADQFCNAIGVLQQCAPPASFSNIQTAINKDQPSNQTEEYAQLFAALIARTAKDVDVLIDSLPSEESTAALQAASLRQLEEENQEAAARLEEVVYRGDMLLEKIQSALADIAQSQLRTRSGAPSQLTPPES, encoded by the exons ATGGCGGATAGGCTAACGCAGCTTCAGGATGCAGTTAACTCC ctggCTGATCAGTTCTGTAATGCGATTGGAGTCCTGCAGCAATGTGCCCCACCTGCCTCCTTCAGCAACATCCAGACCGCCATCAACAAAGACCAGCCCTCCAACCAAACAGAAG AATACGCCCAGCTGTTTGCAGCACTGATAGCAAGAACAGCAAAAGATGTTGATGTGCTGATTGACTCTCTGCCCAGTGAAGAATCTACTGCTGCACTGCAG GCTGCCAGTCTGAGGCAGTTGGAAGAGGAGAACCAGGAAGCTGCGGCCCGTCTGGAGGAAGTAGTTTACAGAGGAGACATGCTGCTGGAGAAGATTCAGTCAGCTCTAGCAGACATCGCCCAATCACAGCTGCGCACACGCAGTGGAGCCCCGAGTCAGCTGACACCACCAGAGTCATGA